The Microbulbifer sp. YPW1 genome contains a region encoding:
- a CDS encoding triacylglycerol lipase yields the protein MVEAGRIGVDPFRHRFPFMATRLNTQYFPIGKISAVFLCGLLSTLARPTLGAPSQTNDCVILLHGLAKSESSMEKLERAIDKAGYIAVNVNYPSTDFPIEKLAGPAIAPALDECARATGDDNAPASQVHFVTHSMGGILVRQYLSRVNIENLGRVVMLGPPNQGSEVVDKLGSFPGFHFIFGDAGLQLGSGKMSVPNTLGGANFDVGIIAGTKSINPILSGMLPGKDDGKVTVSRTRLQGMQDHLEMPVTHVFMMKNPKVIRQVIHYLQHGRFQRETEQHSGV from the coding sequence GTGGTTGAAGCGGGTAGAATCGGTGTTGATCCATTCAGACACCGGTTTCCTTTTATGGCTACTCGCTTAAATACGCAGTATTTCCCCATTGGTAAAATCTCCGCGGTGTTTTTATGCGGCCTGCTATCGACGCTTGCCAGGCCCACGCTGGGCGCGCCCTCCCAAACCAATGACTGCGTGATCCTGCTGCACGGACTGGCCAAATCCGAAAGTTCGATGGAAAAGCTGGAACGGGCCATCGACAAGGCAGGGTATATCGCGGTCAATGTGAATTACCCTTCGACCGATTTCCCCATCGAAAAGCTCGCCGGCCCGGCAATCGCCCCCGCCCTGGACGAATGCGCCCGGGCAACAGGCGATGACAATGCGCCAGCATCGCAGGTGCATTTTGTCACCCACTCGATGGGTGGCATTCTGGTGCGTCAGTACCTGAGCCGGGTGAATATTGAAAACCTGGGACGGGTGGTCATGCTGGGCCCACCCAATCAGGGCAGTGAAGTGGTGGACAAGCTGGGCAGTTTCCCCGGTTTCCACTTTATCTTCGGCGATGCGGGGCTGCAGCTCGGCAGCGGTAAAATGAGTGTTCCGAACACACTGGGAGGCGCGAATTTTGATGTCGGTATCATCGCCGGAACCAAAAGCATCAATCCGATCCTTTCCGGCATGCTTCCGGGCAAGGATGACGGAAAGGTCACCGTATCGCGCACACGCCTGCAAGGGATGCAAGATCACCTGGAAATGCCGGTCACCCACGTTTTCATGATGAAAAACCCAAAGGTCATCCGGCAGGTAATCCACTATCTCCAGCATGGCCGTTTCCAACGAGAGACGGAACAGCATAGCGGCGTATAG